One Roseimaritima multifibrata DNA window includes the following coding sequences:
- a CDS encoding glycosyltransferase family 2 protein, with the protein MNRKKVTVYITSHNYGRFLAQAIESVIAQTLCSWELWIVDDGSTDNTEQIARKYVAGNENLHFIRHSVPVGLRSSANEVLQSACGEYVIRLDADDYFDENALLVLAAFLDGNESVGLVYPNWIYVGENGEVLGVEQRKKVGVEAKVLDLPAHGACTMVRRRILKSVGGYDVQHDSQDGHELWIKVLHRFGVANVSTPLFYYRQHSESMSRDQRKMLESRQKIKRVLAARLEGAVRPRSVAVVPAKNSYRDLPGIVLQNVGGKPLIDHTLDAAVESRLFEKIYVYTDDDDVVDHCSGKEGVLAEVRDPDLSGPRSRLSEIVSSAVSRLEMAHQIFPDIVVALSVHSPLRTHEHIQKAVDTLLLYDVENVVSTCEDIELHFVHGENGLVPLNPGMISKLRYERESLYVGNGAVHAMWRDFVSCEDLYKGRLGHIVMPREFNYQIKAMADLPIVELAMQLHLLKEL; encoded by the coding sequence ATGAATCGTAAAAAAGTGACGGTATATATCACCTCTCATAATTACGGTCGTTTTCTCGCTCAGGCTATCGAAAGCGTGATTGCGCAAACGTTATGTTCGTGGGAGCTTTGGATTGTTGACGACGGCTCAACTGACAATACTGAACAAATTGCCAGGAAGTATGTTGCGGGAAATGAAAATCTGCATTTCATTCGGCACTCGGTGCCAGTCGGATTAAGATCTAGTGCGAATGAGGTTCTTCAGTCCGCATGTGGAGAGTATGTAATACGGCTTGATGCTGATGATTATTTTGATGAAAATGCATTGTTAGTTTTAGCTGCTTTTTTGGATGGAAACGAAAGTGTTGGTTTGGTGTATCCGAATTGGATATACGTAGGTGAAAACGGTGAGGTCCTCGGTGTTGAGCAAAGAAAGAAAGTGGGGGTCGAAGCGAAAGTGCTCGATTTGCCCGCTCATGGTGCATGCACGATGGTGCGGCGCCGTATATTGAAAAGTGTGGGGGGGTATGATGTGCAGCATGATTCACAGGATGGTCACGAGCTTTGGATTAAAGTGCTTCATCGTTTTGGTGTCGCGAATGTGTCGACGCCTCTTTTTTATTATCGGCAGCACAGCGAGTCGATGTCGCGTGATCAGCGGAAGATGCTTGAGTCTCGACAAAAGATTAAAAGAGTGTTGGCTGCAAGGCTAGAGGGAGCAGTACGGCCTAGGTCTGTTGCTGTTGTGCCCGCGAAAAATTCATACAGAGATCTTCCGGGCATAGTTTTGCAAAACGTGGGCGGCAAGCCTTTGATTGATCACACGCTGGATGCAGCAGTCGAGTCAAGGTTGTTCGAAAAGATTTACGTGTACACTGATGATGACGACGTTGTAGATCATTGTAGTGGCAAGGAAGGTGTTCTTGCTGAAGTGCGAGACCCAGATTTGTCTGGACCAAGGTCGAGACTCTCAGAGATTGTTTCTTCTGCTGTTTCTCGCTTAGAGATGGCGCATCAAATCTTTCCGGATATTGTTGTCGCTTTGAGTGTGCATTCTCCTTTGAGGACTCATGAGCATATTCAGAAGGCTGTCGATACTCTTTTGTTGTATGACGTTGAAAATGTCGTTAGCACTTGTGAAGACATAGAGCTGCATTTCGTTCATGGTGAAAATGGCTTGGTGCCGTTGAATCCAGGGATGATTTCTAAATTGCGTTATGAGCGAGAGTCTCTCTATGTAGGTAATGGTGCTGTTCATGCGATGTGGAGGGATTTCGTGAGTTGTGAAGACCTGTATAAGGGGCGGCTAGGGCATATAGTAATGCCGCGAGAATTTAATTATCAAATAAAGGCAATGGCAGATCTTCCGATAGTCGAGCTTGCGATGCAGTTGCATCTCCTTAAGGAATTGTAG
- a CDS encoding acyltransferase, translating into MDSKNVVRRESGVRKYQSRSFLQRYHQWRLLRRLGAFGAGVFVEQDVSVWRHPERVRLGNNVILKEGVRICPAHENAEIEIGDWTTVGYQTYLFATSQISIGKNCLIAPFCYFVDANHGIRRGQIIREQPMSAAPIAVADDVWIGVGAVVLKGVSIGEGAVVSAGAVVSSDVPDYAIVSGSPAKVVGERMEGRS; encoded by the coding sequence GTGGACAGTAAAAATGTTGTGCGTCGAGAGAGCGGCGTTAGGAAATATCAGAGCAGAAGTTTTCTGCAGCGGTATCACCAGTGGAGGTTGCTGCGTCGTTTAGGGGCTTTTGGTGCAGGAGTCTTTGTCGAGCAAGATGTTAGTGTGTGGCGTCATCCTGAAAGGGTTCGGTTGGGAAACAATGTCATATTGAAAGAAGGAGTGCGTATTTGTCCTGCACATGAAAACGCAGAAATCGAGATAGGTGACTGGACAACTGTGGGGTATCAAACTTATTTGTTTGCTACATCTCAGATTAGTATCGGCAAAAACTGTTTGATCGCACCTTTTTGCTATTTTGTCGACGCGAATCACGGAATTAGGCGTGGTCAAATTATACGCGAGCAGCCAATGTCTGCTGCCCCTATCGCAGTCGCGGACGATGTTTGGATTGGTGTTGGCGCCGTCGTGTTAAAAGGAGTCTCAATCGGTGAGGGGGCCGTAGTTTCCGCTGGTGCTGTAGTGTCTAGTGATGTTCCGGATTATGCGATTGTTTCGGGTAGTCCCGCAAAAGTTGTTGGTGAACGAATGGAGGGGCGGTCATGA
- a CDS encoding cytidylyltransferase domain-containing protein gives MKKFPAVVLARMTSVRLPGKGLRQVAGRPLLAYLLDTLRQSEAIGEVFLATSDTASDFPLVDFAKESSVSVVQGPLEDVATRFLMAVKRSGADAAFRVNGDSPFVPLELFSLAAERYRSTQVDLVSNIFPRSFPVGQSVELVSRKAIECVLSRPGIPSDREHVTQYLYRNSAEFQIENIKSAVDYSAIRFAVDDGIDFAKVSRMLSVMTRPHWSYTVEELVKLSHSCGQ, from the coding sequence ATGAAAAAGTTTCCCGCTGTTGTTCTTGCAAGAATGACTTCAGTAAGGTTGCCCGGAAAGGGATTGCGGCAAGTGGCTGGTAGGCCGCTTTTGGCGTATCTGTTGGATACACTTCGTCAATCAGAGGCAATCGGAGAGGTTTTCTTAGCGACTAGTGATACAGCTTCAGATTTTCCGCTGGTCGATTTTGCCAAGGAGAGTAGCGTTTCGGTTGTCCAGGGGCCATTGGAGGACGTAGCGACTCGTTTTCTCATGGCGGTTAAGCGATCGGGGGCTGATGCAGCTTTTCGTGTAAACGGAGATAGTCCGTTTGTGCCGCTTGAATTGTTTTCACTGGCTGCAGAGCGTTACCGATCGACACAGGTAGATTTGGTTTCGAATATTTTCCCGCGTAGTTTTCCAGTGGGGCAGTCAGTTGAATTGGTTTCTAGGAAAGCGATTGAGTGTGTACTTAGTCGCCCTGGCATCCCGAGTGATAGGGAGCATGTTACGCAGTATCTTTATCGTAATTCGGCCGAATTTCAAATAGAGAATATTAAATCTGCGGTGGACTATTCGGCGATTCGATTCGCCGTCGATGATGGAATTGACTTCGCGAAGGTGTCACGAATGCTTTCTGTGATGACACGTCCTCATTGGAGTTATACAGTCGAGGAACTCGTGAAGCTTAGCCATAGTTGTGGACAGTAA
- a CDS encoding ABC transporter ATP-binding protein — translation MSDKDILVRAENVSKKFCRDLKKSLWYGVKDSAKDLVGGASISDSTSVSLREGEFWANQGITFEVKRGQCLGLIGGNGAGKTTLLKMLNGLIKPDVGVIQMRGRVGALIALGAGFNPVLTGRENVYVNGSILGMSKRETSNRLDEIVEFAGLRDFIDTPVKNYSSGMQVRLGFSTAVILMHPDVLILDEVLAVGDVGFRNRCYKKISSLMSNAAVILVSHSMENISQCANSVGVMQKGRFELFGEVSVGVEAYNRAVAQDHQGCSVSSKDAKSLQYPVSSAEVILESSVVEYGGELKVRVLLNTQDVFAGAEMFFTAFDVSQRPVMCWSSTRNGIEFELLEGTQEILFSVEPLHLHDGVYSWSLVIGRRKTIDRPVSISAGGNFEVLSGARPLNSAPYLPLAKCFKVSPLSV, via the coding sequence ATGAGTGATAAAGATATTTTGGTTCGTGCTGAAAACGTCAGTAAAAAATTCTGTCGGGATCTTAAAAAAAGTCTTTGGTATGGAGTAAAGGACTCTGCGAAAGATTTAGTTGGTGGTGCAAGTATAAGTGATTCGACGAGTGTGTCTTTAAGAGAGGGAGAGTTCTGGGCAAACCAAGGAATTACTTTCGAAGTAAAACGCGGACAGTGTTTAGGTCTGATAGGAGGGAATGGGGCTGGCAAGACAACACTGTTGAAAATGCTAAATGGCTTGATTAAGCCGGATGTTGGTGTAATTCAAATGCGAGGACGCGTAGGCGCACTTATTGCGCTCGGTGCAGGATTTAATCCTGTCTTAACTGGCCGAGAGAATGTCTATGTGAATGGTTCAATATTGGGAATGTCTAAGCGTGAAACTAGCAATCGTTTGGACGAGATCGTTGAGTTTGCCGGCTTGCGAGATTTTATTGACACGCCGGTGAAAAATTATAGTTCCGGAATGCAGGTGAGATTGGGGTTTTCCACTGCAGTTATACTGATGCACCCGGATGTGTTGATTCTTGATGAAGTATTGGCGGTGGGAGATGTGGGGTTCCGAAATCGTTGTTATAAAAAGATCTCCAGTCTAATGTCCAACGCTGCAGTGATTCTTGTGTCCCATTCGATGGAGAATATATCGCAATGTGCAAACTCAGTTGGGGTAATGCAAAAGGGGCGATTTGAGTTGTTTGGTGAAGTGTCTGTCGGAGTTGAGGCATACAACAGGGCAGTCGCTCAAGATCATCAGGGGTGCTCAGTGAGCAGTAAGGATGCGAAATCACTGCAGTACCCGGTTAGTTCTGCAGAGGTAATTTTAGAGTCTAGTGTTGTCGAGTATGGTGGAGAGTTGAAGGTGCGAGTTTTGTTAAATACACAAGATGTTTTTGCAGGTGCAGAAATGTTTTTTACCGCTTTTGATGTTTCGCAAAGGCCCGTCATGTGCTGGAGTAGCACAAGAAATGGAATAGAGTTTGAGTTGCTTGAAGGGACTCAAGAGATCTTGTTCTCTGTAGAACCATTGCATTTGCACGACGGAGTGTACTCATGGAGTTTGGTGATTGGTCGTCGCAAAACGATTGATAGGCCGGTGAGTATAAGCGCAGGCGGAAACTTTGAGGTTTTGTCGGGGGCTCGCCCGTTAAATAGTGCACCGTACTTACCGCTCGCCAAGTGTTTTAAGGTGTCGCCACTTTCCGTGTGA
- a CDS encoding ABC transporter permease, giving the protein MTEQPTSIEYTSQASELPVVVYSPESPLANPGKLVREVFGDLWRSRELIWILFQRDLKAQFRQSLLGYVWLFLPPVMTTAVWMFLNGQKVIEITDTGMPYPLFVIIGSTFWQTFIKLVQSPLVSFNAGKPVFMKLKVPPEAFIAAGTARAIFEFLIYAVTLIPVFFFFQVVPPWEIVFLPITILSLMVLGTACGLLLVPLGSLYGDIQQAVPVILGFLMYMAPVVYPPPSEGAASAVIAWNPVSPILMSAREQLVSGGMEHLRAMLAVLPCCCLVIFVCLLSLRVVMPHLVARMGM; this is encoded by the coding sequence ATGACCGAACAGCCAACTTCAATTGAATACACGTCGCAGGCAAGTGAACTGCCTGTTGTTGTCTACTCTCCCGAATCGCCGCTCGCCAATCCCGGCAAGTTGGTACGCGAGGTGTTTGGAGATTTGTGGCGTAGTCGTGAGCTGATCTGGATTCTGTTTCAGCGCGATCTCAAAGCCCAATTTCGCCAGAGCTTGCTGGGTTACGTCTGGCTGTTTCTGCCACCCGTGATGACCACCGCGGTGTGGATGTTCTTGAACGGTCAAAAAGTCATTGAGATAACCGACACCGGGATGCCTTATCCGTTGTTTGTGATCATCGGCAGCACGTTTTGGCAAACCTTTATCAAATTAGTTCAAAGTCCATTGGTGTCATTTAACGCTGGGAAACCGGTGTTTATGAAGTTGAAGGTCCCGCCGGAGGCATTTATCGCGGCCGGGACGGCGCGTGCGATCTTCGAGTTTTTGATTTACGCAGTAACCCTAATTCCCGTCTTTTTCTTTTTTCAGGTTGTGCCACCGTGGGAAATTGTCTTCTTGCCGATCACGATCCTATCGCTGATGGTGCTGGGAACCGCTTGCGGATTGCTATTGGTACCTCTTGGTAGTTTGTATGGCGACATCCAGCAAGCGGTTCCGGTCATCTTGGGGTTTCTGATGTACATGGCACCGGTGGTGTATCCGCCTCCATCGGAGGGGGCGGCATCCGCGGTTATTGCTTGGAATCCGGTGTCTCCAATTTTGATGAGTGCACGAGAGCAGTTGGTGTCCGGAGGGATGGAGCACCTGCGGGCGATGTTGGCAGTATTGCCATGCTGTTGCTTAGTGATATTCGTATGTTTGTTAAGCCTGAGGGTTGTGATGCCTCACTTAGTCGCTCGGATGGGGATGTAA
- a CDS encoding carbamoyltransferase family protein has translation MRVLGISPLDKDSSVSFMEDGQIVFACGEERLSRVKLQSGFPHQALKLGLERTGWTPESIDTVAYAFFDGNEEARLIHEAAAHDKAFQSTKKLRASADRYRALRSKDYELDEQIKIPGLESKADEFMPPKTWWKRAVYEATARVPALDHFAHGKYFGEWVQTAVADHGKWSNELEEGLDAYGLKDKLKRFQHHDTHAANAFYASGFDDALCLVLDGYGSGCCGGVYRAGASGITNLHRYRFPYSLGIFYEQVTSALGFRPSRHEGKIVGLAAYGRPELLSDLLKSRFECEQGDIKILGAQNYLITRAMALHFSKRDIAAAYQSVLEYVACQSASYWLKKTGLKRVVMSGGVHANVKLNQRIFEIDEVESVFIYPNMGDGGCGSGAAMLAFEDQMPQSSPLPNAYLGPDYSDKEIRSALEAESLTFEDCGADLERRVAEVLADDGIVARFNGRMEYGPRALGNRSILYPAKDPAVNQWLNDQLGRTEFMPFAPSVLAEDAPSLFVNMGPGCAKTSEFMTVTFDCTEAMKQHSPAAVHVDGTARPQLVTAESNPSFHGILTHYKSLTGIPVLINTSFNMHEEPIVGSPADAVRAFMLGNIDYLAIGTCLVPHPKRRDRLALSADASIGVES, from the coding sequence ATGCGCGTTCTAGGAATTAGTCCTTTGGATAAGGATTCTTCTGTTTCATTTATGGAAGATGGGCAGATCGTTTTCGCTTGCGGTGAAGAGCGGTTGAGCCGGGTGAAATTACAAAGTGGATTTCCGCACCAAGCCTTGAAGCTGGGCCTCGAGCGTACTGGCTGGACTCCGGAGAGTATTGATACCGTTGCATACGCATTTTTCGACGGAAATGAAGAGGCAAGACTGATTCATGAAGCCGCTGCACACGATAAGGCGTTTCAGTCAACGAAGAAGCTAAGGGCGTCAGCCGATCGTTACCGTGCCCTGCGGTCAAAAGACTATGAACTGGATGAACAGATTAAGATCCCTGGATTGGAATCCAAGGCCGATGAGTTCATGCCGCCTAAAACTTGGTGGAAGCGTGCAGTTTATGAAGCGACTGCCCGAGTGCCAGCACTGGATCATTTTGCGCATGGCAAATACTTCGGTGAGTGGGTCCAAACCGCCGTCGCAGATCACGGGAAATGGTCAAACGAGCTAGAAGAGGGGCTGGATGCTTACGGCCTGAAGGACAAGTTGAAACGGTTTCAGCATCACGACACCCATGCAGCGAACGCTTTTTATGCCTCAGGGTTTGACGATGCACTCTGCCTGGTTTTGGATGGGTATGGTTCCGGTTGTTGTGGAGGGGTCTATCGTGCGGGTGCTAGTGGAATTACCAATTTGCATCGCTACCGGTTTCCGTATTCGCTTGGGATCTTTTACGAACAGGTTACAAGCGCACTAGGCTTTCGCCCGAGTCGGCACGAGGGAAAAATTGTGGGGTTGGCCGCTTATGGGCGTCCGGAGCTGCTTTCGGATCTATTGAAAAGTCGCTTTGAATGTGAACAAGGAGATATTAAAATCCTTGGTGCGCAGAACTATCTAATCACCCGTGCAATGGCGTTGCACTTTTCCAAACGGGATATTGCGGCTGCGTATCAAAGTGTCCTGGAATATGTCGCCTGTCAGAGTGCCAGCTATTGGCTGAAGAAAACAGGTCTGAAGCGTGTCGTGATGTCGGGTGGCGTTCACGCCAACGTCAAATTGAACCAACGTATTTTTGAGATCGATGAAGTCGAAAGCGTTTTTATCTATCCAAATATGGGCGACGGCGGTTGCGGATCGGGGGCCGCGATGCTTGCTTTTGAGGATCAGATGCCGCAAAGTAGCCCTTTGCCAAATGCTTACTTGGGGCCCGATTATAGCGATAAGGAAATCCGCTCCGCGCTAGAAGCGGAAAGCTTGACGTTTGAGGATTGTGGAGCCGATTTGGAACGACGGGTTGCTGAAGTCTTGGCGGATGATGGGATCGTCGCGAGATTTAACGGACGCATGGAATATGGGCCACGCGCACTGGGGAATCGGTCGATCTTGTATCCCGCCAAAGATCCCGCAGTGAATCAATGGTTAAATGACCAGTTGGGAAGAACGGAATTCATGCCGTTCGCACCCTCCGTGCTCGCCGAAGATGCACCGAGCCTCTTTGTTAATATGGGGCCAGGGTGTGCGAAAACCTCCGAGTTCATGACAGTTACGTTTGATTGCACTGAAGCAATGAAACAGCACAGTCCTGCAGCGGTCCATGTCGACGGGACCGCGCGTCCACAGTTGGTTACCGCTGAATCCAATCCCAGTTTTCATGGCATTCTTACACACTACAAATCACTGACAGGAATTCCTGTCTTGATCAATACAAGCTTTAATATGCATGAAGAACCGATTGTCGGTTCGCCAGCGGACGCGGTTCGCGCATTTATGCTGGGGAATATTGACTATCTAGCGATCGGGACTTGCTTGGTGCCGCACCCAAAGCGGCGTGATCGTCTCGCTCTGTCAGCAGACGCCTCCATCGGTGTCGAAAGCTAA
- a CDS encoding polysaccharide deacetylase family protein, protein MTTQYTITVDTEEEWDWSSGYPTHSRSVQNIKALPAFQEACDGFGAKVTYFVNHAVLDNPQAAAVIRQLASRSNVEIGFHIHSWNTPPLADKAEESVRNSFLQNLPRDQAIAKLDSVLDAFHACDLKPTSFRGGRYSTSDWIQEYLHSHGFIADASILPFTTWPDDGAPDFRDRNLMPRRRSIKEGAAGMWEIPLTLAYTRKPWSFWQKFYQVGEFAPLRQLRCIGIAERLFVKRIWLNLEHPLGEFANRLLPVLRREQLPCINFTMHSSSLVPGLNAYTKTDADLSRLYRRLASSLEQLGQWPEFQSATVTEVAQKLESQYDARSRN, encoded by the coding sequence ATGACAACTCAGTACACAATTACGGTTGACACCGAAGAGGAGTGGGACTGGTCTTCCGGCTATCCGACGCACAGTCGTTCGGTTCAGAATATTAAGGCACTGCCAGCATTTCAGGAAGCTTGTGACGGTTTTGGTGCTAAGGTCACTTATTTTGTCAATCATGCAGTGCTTGATAATCCGCAGGCTGCCGCAGTCATCAGGCAGTTGGCTTCTCGGTCAAACGTTGAAATCGGCTTCCATATTCATTCGTGGAATACGCCACCGCTCGCCGACAAAGCAGAAGAGTCGGTTCGCAATAGTTTTTTGCAGAATCTTCCTCGTGATCAAGCAATTGCAAAACTTGACAGCGTGTTAGATGCGTTTCATGCCTGTGATCTGAAGCCAACAAGTTTTAGAGGTGGGCGGTATTCGACAAGCGACTGGATTCAAGAATATCTGCACTCCCACGGCTTCATCGCCGATGCCTCCATTTTGCCATTTACGACATGGCCGGATGACGGAGCACCCGACTTTCGTGATCGAAATTTGATGCCTCGTCGTCGGTCGATCAAGGAAGGTGCGGCTGGCATGTGGGAGATTCCTCTGACGCTTGCGTATACTCGAAAGCCGTGGTCATTTTGGCAAAAATTTTATCAAGTGGGTGAGTTTGCTCCATTGCGGCAATTGCGCTGCATTGGGATCGCAGAGCGGTTGTTTGTGAAGCGAATTTGGTTGAATTTAGAGCATCCCTTGGGGGAATTTGCCAATCGTTTACTGCCTGTTTTGCGCCGTGAGCAGTTGCCCTGCATCAATTTTACCATGCACAGTTCTTCATTGGTTCCTGGGTTGAATGCCTATACCAAAACGGACGCAGACTTGAGTCGACTGTATCGACGTTTGGCATCCTCGTTAGAGCAATTGGGGCAATGGCCTGAATTTCAATCAGCTACCGTGACAGAAGTCGCCCAAAAATTGGAGAGCCAATACGATGCGCGTTCTAGGAATTAG
- a CDS encoding acyltransferase — protein MKSLILAAIRSIAMLLILPWVISHKVWSPLVGVDVSLESHSQWVSLLPGTSGDWLRTAFYRWTLAECHPTVIVGFGALISKAETRLAAHVYIGPRCILGLVTLEADVLLGPAVQIPSGPMTHGIERLDVSIRSQPGQRQRITVGRDSWIGGGSIVLADVQQQTVVGAGSIVTKPTGPRVIVVGNPARPLASRE, from the coding sequence ATGAAATCTCTCATTCTCGCCGCGATCCGCTCTATCGCGATGTTGCTGATCCTGCCGTGGGTAATCAGTCACAAAGTTTGGTCGCCCCTCGTTGGAGTGGATGTCTCTCTGGAGTCCCATTCCCAGTGGGTTAGTCTGTTGCCCGGCACATCGGGCGATTGGCTGCGGACGGCCTTTTACCGCTGGACATTGGCGGAATGTCATCCCACGGTCATCGTCGGTTTCGGGGCTTTGATCTCCAAGGCGGAGACCCGTCTAGCCGCTCATGTCTACATCGGCCCTCGCTGTATTTTAGGGCTAGTTACCCTGGAGGCAGACGTTTTGTTAGGTCCCGCAGTCCAAATTCCCAGTGGGCCCATGACGCATGGGATCGAGCGGCTGGACGTGTCGATTCGCAGTCAGCCAGGCCAGCGACAGCGAATTACCGTCGGACGAGATAGTTGGATCGGAGGTGGCAGCATTGTTTTGGCCGATGTGCAACAGCAGACTGTCGTCGGAGCCGGTAGTATCGTTACGAAGCCAACCGGACCGCGTGTCATCGTAGTCGGAAATCCTGCTCGCCCACTAGCCTCACGCGAGTGA
- a CDS encoding glycosyltransferase: MTADNTHSSPVRVGFVMHVMQVAGAEVLVTQVIKKLARQIEPTVFCLDAIGELGERLQAEGVPVVCLDRKPGLDLAVAKRLAAEVADRKIQVLHAHQYTPFFYTALARLRYRSKARVLFTEHGRHYPDIVSPKRRWINRLVLQRYADITTACCDFSTEALQHVEGFPRAVTLVNGVDIDTLPGRGNAEQQHALRERLGLDLDRPYAACIARFHSVKDHRTLLRAWQHVQQALPAARLLLVGDGPERKACEQFAEELGVASSVEFWGIRKDVGDILRAIDVFTLTSVSEAASLTLLEAMASECPAVLTAVGGNAEHVTEGKHGYLAPRGDDQQIAKRLEQLLTDSATAKKMGKAARQRVLQDFELDDVIAEYANLYSQLASKAK, translated from the coding sequence ATGACTGCAGACAACACGCATAGCTCTCCAGTCCGTGTAGGCTTTGTCATGCATGTGATGCAGGTTGCCGGTGCCGAGGTACTGGTGACTCAAGTTATCAAAAAGCTGGCACGGCAAATCGAGCCAACGGTTTTTTGCTTGGATGCCATTGGGGAGCTAGGAGAGCGGTTGCAGGCCGAGGGTGTTCCCGTCGTCTGTTTGGATCGCAAGCCTGGCCTCGATTTGGCGGTAGCAAAGCGGTTGGCCGCCGAAGTTGCTGATCGAAAAATCCAGGTCCTGCATGCTCATCAATACACACCCTTTTTTTACACAGCGCTGGCTCGCCTGCGTTATCGCAGTAAGGCACGCGTTCTGTTTACTGAACACGGGCGTCATTACCCCGACATTGTTTCTCCGAAACGCCGCTGGATCAATCGATTGGTGTTGCAACGATATGCTGACATCACCACCGCTTGCTGCGATTTCAGTACCGAAGCGTTACAGCATGTCGAAGGATTTCCCCGAGCCGTCACGTTGGTCAACGGCGTTGATATCGATACTTTGCCGGGACGAGGTAATGCCGAACAGCAACATGCGTTGCGTGAGCGTTTGGGATTGGATCTTGATCGTCCCTACGCAGCCTGCATCGCAAGGTTCCATTCTGTTAAAGATCATCGGACTCTGCTGCGAGCCTGGCAGCACGTCCAGCAAGCACTGCCGGCCGCCCGTTTGCTGCTGGTCGGTGATGGCCCCGAGCGAAAGGCGTGTGAGCAATTTGCCGAAGAGCTTGGGGTAGCGTCCAGCGTCGAATTCTGGGGGATCCGCAAGGATGTTGGAGATATCTTGCGAGCGATCGACGTTTTTACCCTCACCAGCGTCAGCGAAGCTGCATCGTTAACGCTGCTGGAAGCGATGGCAAGCGAATGCCCTGCAGTGCTTACCGCGGTAGGTGGCAACGCGGAGCATGTCACCGAGGGGAAGCACGGATACTTGGCCCCGCGAGGCGATGACCAGCAAATTGCAAAGCGACTGGAGCAATTGTTAACCGATTCGGCAACCGCGAAGAAAATGGGTAAAGCCGCCCGCCAGCGGGTTTTGCAGGATTTCGAACTGGATGATGTCATCGCAGAGTACGCCAACCTTTACAGCCAACTGGCAAGTAAGGCGAAGTGA
- a CDS encoding TIGR03087 family PEP-CTERM/XrtA system glycosyltransferase, producing MTTKPSLLMLTHRVPYPPDRGDRIRAWNILQHLAKTHRVSLGCLTDEPVTPETQEKLRSVCYQFEIVPVGPRTRWVRAGMSAARGRSLTEGLFWSPKLKRVINKWARTEEFDALWIYCSSMLKYASSSRLTHIRRFVDLVDVDSEKFFQYAQSASPWKRAIYRTEARRVRRLEHHAARTSAAVTLVSEAEADVLRQTIDSQDYPIHGIPNGVDVDYFAPLTEQAQPDLYAQRQKRSSVPLTDPRFVFVGVLNYQPNVEGITWFADNVWEKVIQQYPEATLSIVGKHPGAAIKQLGDRPGIKVIGQVPDVRPAIYDADIVVVPLQIARGVQNKVLEAMAMGMPVIATPAAATGIGATSGEDLLVASTPEQWQQSIQAVCADPQHRRRIANAARKCVCTKHTWQAALSGMQSLITQDPNSP from the coding sequence TTGACAACCAAACCTTCTCTCCTGATGCTCACCCATCGGGTCCCGTACCCGCCGGACCGCGGCGACCGAATCCGAGCCTGGAACATCTTGCAGCATTTGGCCAAGACTCATCGCGTTTCGCTAGGCTGCCTAACCGACGAACCGGTAACGCCGGAAACGCAAGAAAAACTCCGCTCCGTCTGCTACCAATTTGAAATCGTCCCTGTCGGGCCACGAACCCGTTGGGTGCGAGCCGGGATGTCGGCCGCTCGTGGTCGATCGTTAACCGAAGGTCTCTTTTGGTCACCGAAATTGAAGCGAGTCATCAATAAGTGGGCACGGACCGAAGAATTTGATGCGCTTTGGATTTACTGCAGCAGCATGCTGAAATACGCCAGTTCATCCCGCCTGACCCACATCCGCAGATTCGTCGACCTAGTCGACGTCGATAGCGAAAAATTCTTCCAGTACGCCCAGTCCGCTTCCCCATGGAAGCGAGCCATATACCGCACCGAAGCCAGACGCGTACGCCGTTTGGAGCACCATGCTGCCCGCACCTCGGCTGCCGTAACTTTAGTCAGCGAAGCTGAAGCCGATGTGCTGAGGCAAACAATTGATTCCCAGGACTATCCGATCCACGGGATCCCCAACGGAGTCGATGTCGATTATTTCGCACCGCTCACCGAGCAGGCTCAGCCCGACCTGTACGCACAGCGTCAGAAGCGATCGAGTGTTCCGCTGACCGATCCACGATTCGTTTTTGTCGGTGTGTTGAATTACCAGCCCAACGTCGAAGGCATCACGTGGTTCGCCGACAACGTCTGGGAAAAAGTTATTCAGCAGTATCCAGAAGCCACGCTGTCGATTGTCGGCAAGCATCCCGGGGCAGCGATCAAGCAGTTGGGTGATCGTCCGGGGATTAAGGTCATCGGCCAGGTCCCCGACGTCCGACCTGCCATCTACGACGCCGATATTGTTGTTGTACCGCTGCAGATCGCACGCGGAGTCCAAAACAAGGTCTTGGAAGCGATGGCAATGGGGATGCCCGTTATCGCAACTCCCGCCGCAGCGACAGGGATCGGAGCAACCAGCGGAGAAGATTTGTTGGTCGCCAGCACTCCCGAGCAATGGCAGCAAAGCATCCAGGCCGTGTGTGCCGACCCCCAGCACCGCCGTCGCATCGCAAACGCAGCACGCAAATGCGTCTGCACCAAGCACACGTGGCAAGCTGCCCTCAGCGGAATGCAGAGTCTAATCACGCAAGATCCAAATTCACCGTAA